One stretch of Pseudoramibacter sp. DNA includes these proteins:
- the pepT gene encoding peptidase T gives MIRYRKDITAMDTEKLVQRFLHYVAFDTQSDEDNDQVCPSTPGQKVLAQDIADELKKLGLTEVDLDDNGYLMATLPANGVDEGPTVGFISHLDTSPDAPGGDIHPKVCRFDGKDVVLNDEKGIVFPVNAFPEIKKYEGQDIIFTDGTTLLGADDKAGVAAIISAVEYLLSHPEIPHGKVRIGFTPDEETGRSAAKFDVEKFGADFAYTVDGGELGGLEYENFNADNPVVTIHGIGVHTGDAKGIMKNALSVAAEWQQALPEGEKPECTEGREGFYHVYKMDGDVETCVLHMLIRDHDRDHFERRKAFLDQMAVFFNQKYSEGTVEVAHHDVYFNMLEKIQDGHMNVVELARKGMQAAGVTPVVAPIRGGTDGAQLSFRGLPCPNLFTGGANFHGRFEYLPVDSLHKACETVVEIIKRAYTLKVY, from the coding sequence ATGATTAGATATAGAAAGGACATCACAGCCATGGATACAGAAAAATTGGTTCAGCGCTTTCTGCATTACGTCGCTTTTGACACCCAGTCCGATGAAGACAACGACCAGGTCTGTCCCAGCACGCCGGGGCAGAAGGTGCTGGCTCAGGACATTGCTGACGAGCTAAAAAAACTGGGCCTGACAGAAGTGGATTTGGATGACAACGGCTATTTAATGGCGACCCTGCCTGCAAACGGGGTCGATGAGGGCCCGACCGTGGGCTTTATTTCCCATCTCGATACGTCGCCGGACGCGCCGGGCGGGGACATTCACCCGAAGGTCTGCCGTTTTGACGGCAAAGACGTGGTTTTAAACGATGAAAAAGGCATCGTGTTTCCCGTCAACGCCTTTCCTGAAATTAAAAAGTACGAAGGTCAGGACATTATTTTTACCGACGGGACGACCCTCCTCGGCGCCGACGACAAGGCCGGGGTCGCGGCGATTATTTCAGCCGTCGAATATTTGTTAAGTCATCCCGAAATTCCTCACGGCAAGGTGCGCATCGGTTTTACGCCCGATGAAGAAACCGGGCGCAGCGCGGCGAAATTTGACGTTGAAAAATTTGGCGCCGATTTTGCCTACACGGTCGACGGCGGGGAACTCGGCGGCCTGGAATACGAAAACTTCAACGCCGACAATCCGGTGGTCACGATTCACGGCATCGGGGTTCACACGGGGGATGCCAAAGGCATCATGAAAAACGCCCTGTCCGTCGCCGCTGAATGGCAGCAGGCCCTTCCTGAAGGGGAAAAGCCGGAATGCACCGAAGGGCGTGAAGGCTTTTATCACGTCTACAAAATGGACGGGGATGTGGAAACCTGCGTGCTCCACATGCTCATCCGGGATCACGACCGGGATCATTTTGAAAGACGCAAAGCCTTTCTGGATCAGATGGCGGTCTTCTTTAATCAGAAATATAGTGAAGGGACCGTTGAAGTTGCCCATCACGACGTGTATTTCAACATGCTCGAAAAAATTCAGGACGGCCACATGAACGTCGTGGAACTGGCCCGGAAGGGCATGCAGGCGGCAGGGGTTACACCTGTGGTCGCGCCGATCCGTGGCGGCACAGACGGGGCCCAGCTTTCGTTCAGAGGGCTGCCCTGTCCGAATCTCTTTACCGGCGGCGCCAATTTCCACGGCCGCTTTGAATATCTGCCCGTCGACTCCCTGCACAAAGCATGTGAAACGGTGGTTGAAATCATCAAACGGGCGTACACTCTGAAAGTGTATTGA
- the asrC gene encoding sulfite reductase subunit C has product MDINTKKLKKNAFRVTKNRYVTSSRVRVPGGYLKAEYLGKIQAIAEKYGNGHVNLTARQGFEIPGIPFEKIDEVNAALQDIIDGTGINQTGRERGEGYPASGTRNVSACVGNRVCPYACYDTTAFAQRIEKVIFPNDLHVKIVLTGCPNDCQKVRMGDIGIMGMTEPHLDPERCISCGACIKACRAKSVDALSKVRFRPERDTYKCIGCGVCVNACPNLAWTRSEKQYYRVTLLGRTGKKNPRMGVDFIKWADEDSIVQIIKNVYDYTAHYINPDSPDGKEHIGYIVDRTGTEEFLKWALKDVHLPDIAEVYTPLNWNGIEYAHNKYFGNQRYHADGTIVTDFSEK; this is encoded by the coding sequence ATGGATATCAATACAAAAAAATTAAAAAAGAACGCCTTTCGCGTGACGAAGAACCGGTATGTCACTTCATCCCGTGTCCGGGTGCCCGGCGGCTACCTCAAAGCGGAATATCTCGGCAAAATTCAGGCCATCGCTGAAAAATACGGCAACGGCCATGTGAACCTGACGGCGCGTCAGGGATTTGAAATTCCGGGCATTCCTTTCGAAAAAATCGACGAAGTCAACGCGGCGCTTCAGGACATCATCGACGGCACCGGCATCAACCAGACCGGACGGGAACGGGGCGAAGGCTATCCAGCTTCCGGAACCCGCAACGTCTCAGCCTGCGTCGGCAACCGCGTCTGCCCCTACGCCTGCTACGATACGACGGCTTTTGCCCAGAGAATTGAAAAGGTTATTTTTCCCAACGACCTGCACGTTAAAATTGTGCTGACTGGCTGCCCCAATGACTGCCAGAAGGTGCGCATGGGAGATATCGGCATTATGGGCATGACAGAACCTCACCTCGATCCGGAACGCTGCATCAGCTGCGGCGCCTGCATCAAGGCCTGCCGCGCCAAATCCGTGGACGCCCTTTCCAAGGTGCGCTTCCGTCCGGAACGGGACACCTACAAATGCATCGGCTGCGGCGTATGCGTCAACGCCTGTCCGAATCTGGCCTGGACCCGGAGTGAAAAACAGTATTACCGCGTGACGCTCCTCGGGCGCACCGGAAAGAAGAATCCGAGAATGGGCGTCGATTTCATCAAATGGGCCGATGAAGACAGCATTGTCCAAATCATCAAAAACGTCTACGACTACACCGCTCACTACATCAATCCGGATTCGCCGGACGGCAAGGAACACATCGGCTACATCGTCGACCGGACGGGGACTGAAGAGTTTTTGAAATGGGCACTGAAGGATGTTCACCTGCCGGACATTGCAGAAGTGTACACGCCTTTGAACTGGAACGGCATCGAGTACGCCCACAACAAGTATTTCGGCAACCAGCGCTACCACGCAGACGGCACGATCGTGACCGACTTCAGTGAAAAATAA